ATCTCCATGGTGCGTCCGGTTTGCTTGCCTTTAGCGGCTTCGCGCTGCATGCGTGAATGCGTCGAACCCGGCAGCATGCCGTATTCGGCAGTCAGCCAGCCCTGGCCCTGCCCCTTCAAAAACGATGGCACTTGCTCGGCAATCGTTGCAGTGCAGACGACTTTGGTATCGCCACACTCGATGAGCACCGAGCCGTCGGCATGTTTGATGTAATGGCGCGTGATTTTGACCGGGCGGATTTGCGCCGGTGTGCGTTGGTAACTGCGTGTCATAGAATTCTTGTGTAATGAGGTTAAGATGCGAAACGATAGGTTGGTTTGGCTGGAGCGCCCGCCGACACGGTCAACACTTCATGACCGTTTTCAGTCACGAGAATGGTGTGCTCCCATTGCGCGGACAAGCTGCCATCTTTAGTGGTAACCGTCCAGCCGTCCGGCAAGTGACGGATAGCGGCTTTTCCGGCGTTGATCATCGGTTCCACGGTAAAAATCATGCCGGATTTGAGTTCCAATCCGGTTCCGGGACGACCGTAATGCAACACTTGCGGATCTTCGTGAAATTTCGCGCCGATACCGTGGCCGCAGAATTCCCTGACTACGCTGTAACCCACACCCTCGGCTAATTTTTGAATGGCGTGACCGATATCGCCCAAATGTTTACCCGGCGCAATTTGATCAATGCCACGCCACATGGCTTCATAAGTAACTTCGCACAATCGTTTGGCTTGAATCGACGGCTCGCCGATATAGAACATCCGGCTGGTATCGCCATGATAGCCTTCGTAGATGACGGTAATGTCGATATTGATGATATCGCCGTTTTTAAGTATTTTTTTGCCGGGCACGCCATGACATATTTGATTATTGACTGACGTGCAAATCGATTTTGGATAGGGTGTATGTCCGGATGGCGCATAATTCAGCGGAGCCGGGATGGTTTTCTGTACATCCACCATATAGTTGTGACAGAGCGTATCCAGTTCTTCCGTCGTAATGCCGGCGGTAACATGGGGAGAAATAAAATCCAGAACCTCCGAGGCTAATCGCCCCGCAATGCGCATTTTCTCGATTTCCTGCGGTGTTTTAATGGTTACCTTCATAAATAAATGTTTCATCCGGATGGATTCATCCTGAAATATCAATATTCAAAATGCCGCTACCATTCAATATTAAGAGATTATCGAATTTAACGTTCGCATTTACCAAAATGTAACTGCGTATCGTCAAACTGTTCTACCAGCTTTTGCATCGAATCCTTGATATCGGGTGTCGGCTCGCGGATCACCATTTTTTTTAGGAGAACCGTACGATGCTCGATTTTTGCAATGCCAATCCCTTTCTTTTCCACTTCTCTAAGCTGTTTGAGCGCGTCGGTCTGATCATAAAACATTCCTAAAGAGATGGCATTCTCCCACTGACTGCCGTCTTTAACACGAAAACTCACAATGCCCAGATTCCTGAGTTTGTTGATTTCACGATTAGCCAGATCTTTATTGGGATACGGTGGAATATAAAGCCAATACAAAGTGGTATCACCGGCTTCCTCCAAACTATAGGCCAAATCGGGTAACAATTCGGCTAATACCGATGTCGCATATTGTATTTGTTCTTCGTAAAAATTGCCCCACATTAAACAATTTTCGTGAGCCGGCACCAGAATAATTTTTTCCGGATTTACCGGCAGCGGAGCGCTTTTATTTCGATCATCCGGGCGGAACTGCGCACTGGCAAATAATGCAACATTCACTATCAGCAGGATAATAAAGATTATTCTCATTGAAAAATAAAATATTAAATAACAACAACCCTATTAATTTTGTTGTTAACGCGCTTTTGCCTTGCTAAAATACGCCGTTATTTCACAAATACACCAACTAACTTTTAGATGCCTTTAAAAACGGAATAAGAAACATGAAAATTTTCAAGAATATGGTTTTATTCGCAGCATTATTAGTCGCTGCGCCGATTTCAGCCGAAACGACTTCTGAATCCGATTCCACTGCTCCTGAACCCGCTGCGCCGGCCACGGTTGAAGAGATTGCCGCAGGCACTTGCGCTGGCTGTCATAACGCTGATGGCAATAGTGTCATTCCGATGAATCCTATTCTGGCCGGACAACATCCGGAGTATATCACCAAGCAGTTGATGGATTTTAAGGCAAATGGCGAAGAACCGCCTAAACGCAACAGCCCTGTGATGTCCGCCATGGTCGCGGCACTGTCGCAGGAAGATATGAAAGGATTGGGAGAATACTACGCCAAACAAAAAGCTAATCCCAGCCAAGCGCCCATCGATGAAAAATTGATTGAAGCCGGCAAAGTTATTTATCACGGCGGCAATATCGAAAATGGCATTCCTGCCTGTGCAAGCTGCCATGGCCCGGACGGTTCCGGCATTCCGCCGCATTATCCTGCTGTTGCCGGACAACATGCGGAGTACACACTGTCACAGCTTGATCAATTCAACAAAGGCGATCGCGCTAACGACAACGCCGTCATGCAACAAGTTGTCAGCCGTATGAGCGCAAATGAAAAAAGAGCGGTTTCTGCATACATCGCAACGATTCGCTAAAAAACATTTCACGCAAACAAAAAAGGCGATCTTGAGATCGCCTTTTTTGTTATCCGTTGCTACTACCAATTCTTAAATATTTTATCGGCTGCCGCCAGGGTTTTATCAAGTTCCTTATCGCCATGCGCTGCCGATACAAATCCAGCTTCAAACGCGGATGGCGCAAAATAAACCCCCTCTTCCAGCATAGCGTGAAAGAATCGATTGAAAGCCGCCTTGTCGCACTGCATGACTTCGGCAAAACTGGCAGGGATATCTTTACTGAAATAAAGACCGAACATACCGCCGACCGATTGGGCGCAAAAATCAATGCCGTATTTTTTTGCTGCCGCACTGATACCTTCAACAAGCTGCCGGGTTCTGCTGGATAACTTATCGTAGAAACCCGGCGCTTGAATCAGCTTCAGTGTCGCCGTACCTGCCGCGACGGCAACCGGATTTCCGGAAAGCGTACCCGCTTGATAAACCGGCCCCAGTGGCGCCAAGCATTGCATAATGTCACGCCGCCCGCCGAATGCAGCCATCGGCATGCCGCCGCCGATCACTTTACCCAATGCCGTCAGATCCGGTTTGATTTGATAAAGTCCTTGCGCACATCCCAATCCAACACGAAATCCCGTCATCACTTCATCAAAGATCAATACGGTGCCGTTTTGCGTGCACAATGCGCGTAGCCGCGCCAGAAAATCCGCTTTGGGAGCAATCAGATTCATATTGCCCGCGACCGGTTCAACAATCACTGCCGCAATTTCTTTACCCCATTTGCTGAAGGCTTCTTCGATGCCGGCCAGATCGTTGTAGTCGAGGACAATGGTATGTCCGGCCGTTTCCGCCGGAACACCGGCGGAGCTTGGATTGCCGAAGGTCAGCGCGCCCGAGCCTGCTTTAACCAGCAACGAATCGTCGTGACCGTGATAGCAACCTTCAAATTTGACGATCTTGCTTCTGCCGG
This is a stretch of genomic DNA from Nitrosomonas sp. sh817. It encodes these proteins:
- a CDS encoding SPOR domain-containing protein — encoded protein: MRIIFIILLIVNVALFASAQFRPDDRNKSAPLPVNPEKIILVPAHENCLMWGNFYEEQIQYATSVLAELLPDLAYSLEEAGDTTLYWLYIPPYPNKDLANREINKLRNLGIVSFRVKDGSQWENAISLGMFYDQTDALKQLREVEKKGIGIAKIEHRTVLLKKMVIREPTPDIKDSMQKLVEQFDDTQLHFGKCER
- a CDS encoding cytochrome c encodes the protein MKIFKNMVLFAALLVAAPISAETTSESDSTAPEPAAPATVEEIAAGTCAGCHNADGNSVIPMNPILAGQHPEYITKQLMDFKANGEEPPKRNSPVMSAMVAALSQEDMKGLGEYYAKQKANPSQAPIDEKLIEAGKVIYHGGNIENGIPACASCHGPDGSGIPPHYPAVAGQHAEYTLSQLDQFNKGDRANDNAVMQQVVSRMSANEKRAVSAYIATIR
- the map gene encoding type I methionyl aminopeptidase; amino-acid sequence: MKVTIKTPQEIEKMRIAGRLASEVLDFISPHVTAGITTEELDTLCHNYMVDVQKTIPAPLNYAPSGHTPYPKSICTSVNNQICHGVPGKKILKNGDIINIDITVIYEGYHGDTSRMFYIGEPSIQAKRLCEVTYEAMWRGIDQIAPGKHLGDIGHAIQKLAEGVGYSVVREFCGHGIGAKFHEDPQVLHYGRPGTGLELKSGMIFTVEPMINAGKAAIRHLPDGWTVTTKDGSLSAQWEHTILVTENGHEVLTVSAGAPAKPTYRFAS
- the hemL gene encoding glutamate-1-semialdehyde 2,1-aminomutase — translated: MTSRNHQLFEQSQQYIPGGVNSPVRAFKSVGGEPVFFQRGEGAYFWDADGKSYIDYVGSWGPLILGHAHPDVVKAVQAAAQNGLTFGAPTEAELEIAKLICQMVPSIEQVRLVSSGTEAGMSVIRLARGFTGRSKIVKFEGCYHGHDDSLLVKAGSGALTFGNPSSAGVPAETAGHTIVLDYNDLAGIEEAFSKWGKEIAAVIVEPVAGNMNLIAPKADFLARLRALCTQNGTVLIFDEVMTGFRVGLGCAQGLYQIKPDLTALGKVIGGGMPMAAFGGRRDIMQCLAPLGPVYQAGTLSGNPVAVAAGTATLKLIQAPGFYDKLSSRTRQLVEGISAAAKKYGIDFCAQSVGGMFGLYFSKDIPASFAEVMQCDKAAFNRFFHAMLEEGVYFAPSAFEAGFVSAAHGDKELDKTLAAADKIFKNW